A stretch of the Flavobacterium sp. 5 genome encodes the following:
- a CDS encoding TonB-dependent receptor: MKKRIFKKLLFFIVILWGNFFFAQTVKGKVTSEGAALSGVTIMEEGTKNGTTTDFDGSFVLNNVAPKSKLIFSYQGFKKLYLEANTQTMMKVVMVAVSQNLNEVIVIGYGTSKKKDITGAISSIKASEIQDKPFTSIDQALVGKAAGVNVTQNSGTPGGGISVQIRGITSINGNEPLYVIDGTPIFADKNNDSFGFSALGGGNGQTKNSALSSLNISDIESIDILKDASSTAIYGANGANGVVLITTKKGKKGKSTIAYETYMGTQQVTNFVDVLNLPQYAKYQAKIFALNGEPIPFQYQKPDLLGNGTDWQDELFRTAMMYNHQLSFSGEKEGTRYYTSLNYFNQDGVVLNSGFNRMSMRLNIDSNVKSWLKIGNNIALSKSHQKVVRNDDRGGLVMNTLRQSPELPVRYVDGSFAGPISNLGSSANETTNPIAMAEYNNAENDRYKINGNLFADFTLTKGLVFRSELGYDLNFVKSSSFAPAYTLGNVSELLNKSFKQQDQNFYWSIKNYLTYNKTFKEKHNFTFLLGQEAQESQYEYLSGYRTGDYLNSNFTNLNLGDIDTALNGNGSGRWSMTSYISRLNYSFSDRYSFAASLRADASSNFGPNNKWGYFPSFSGGWTVSNEEFFEPLSNTINYMKFRVGYGEVGNQNIISNRYQTILTLNPSPFGNPGEPAESSPTIDNLGNPDIKWEALKSFNAGIDLDMLNNRVKFTFDYYIKNSSDFLTKQINDESNQSALGYYLNAGEIETKGVEFTLNTKNIVTENFTWDSTIILSQYDNVLKSFQGNGKNLLGKVQFDSYTVTKTSEGEPVGQFYGYITDGLFKNDAELAAGPVQEAGTGIGDIRFKDLNGDGKIDAKDQTAMGSAIPDFTYSFTNNFKYKNLTLSIVLTGSQGNEIYNFTRHYTDGIYPGFGDRYANVSTESLNAFEVGVNENTNVPRITLTDPNGNGRISNRFVEDGSYLRIQNVSLSYDLPTEIFKNSIFSNVRFYTNVQNLYTFTKYSGFDPALGNLDQNITLSGIDLGRYPVPRTISLGVDLKF, translated from the coding sequence ATGAAGAAACGAATATTTAAAAAATTACTATTTTTTATAGTAATACTGTGGGGAAATTTTTTCTTTGCCCAAACGGTTAAAGGTAAAGTAACATCAGAGGGAGCTGCTTTGTCTGGTGTAACTATAATGGAAGAAGGAACAAAAAACGGTACCACTACCGATTTTGATGGAAGCTTTGTTTTAAACAACGTAGCTCCAAAATCTAAATTAATTTTTAGTTATCAGGGATTCAAAAAATTATATTTAGAAGCAAATACGCAGACCATGATGAAAGTGGTTATGGTTGCTGTTTCTCAAAATTTAAATGAAGTAATTGTTATTGGATACGGAACATCAAAAAAGAAAGATATTACTGGAGCAATTTCATCTATTAAAGCTTCAGAGATTCAAGACAAGCCTTTTACTTCTATCGATCAAGCACTTGTAGGAAAAGCTGCGGGTGTAAATGTAACTCAAAACTCAGGTACACCAGGAGGAGGAATCAGTGTTCAAATTAGAGGTATTACTTCTATAAATGGCAACGAACCATTATATGTTATAGATGGTACTCCAATATTTGCAGATAAGAATAATGATTCTTTTGGATTTAGTGCACTGGGTGGAGGAAACGGACAGACAAAAAATTCCGCTTTATCCAGTTTAAATATCTCTGATATCGAATCTATTGATATTTTAAAAGATGCTTCTTCAACAGCTATCTATGGGGCCAATGGAGCCAATGGAGTTGTTTTGATTACAACCAAAAAAGGGAAAAAAGGAAAATCGACGATTGCTTATGAAACCTATATGGGTACACAACAAGTAACAAATTTTGTTGACGTTTTAAACTTACCACAATATGCAAAGTATCAAGCGAAAATTTTTGCATTAAATGGAGAGCCGATTCCTTTTCAATATCAAAAACCCGATTTATTAGGGAATGGAACAGATTGGCAAGACGAACTTTTTAGAACAGCTATGATGTACAACCACCAGTTGTCATTTTCGGGAGAAAAAGAAGGGACAAGATATTATACTTCATTAAATTATTTTAACCAAGATGGAGTTGTTTTAAATTCAGGTTTCAATAGAATGTCCATGCGATTAAATATAGATTCTAATGTTAAATCCTGGTTGAAAATTGGTAATAATATTGCCTTAAGTAAGTCACATCAAAAAGTGGTAAGAAACGATGATAGAGGGGGTTTAGTAATGAATACACTTAGACAATCTCCAGAATTACCAGTTAGATATGTTGATGGTTCTTTTGCTGGTCCAATTTCTAATTTAGGTTCTTCAGCAAATGAGACAACTAACCCAATTGCTATGGCTGAATATAATAATGCAGAAAATGACAGGTATAAAATCAACGGAAATTTATTTGCTGATTTCACTCTTACAAAAGGATTGGTTTTTAGATCCGAATTAGGATATGATTTAAATTTTGTGAAAAGCAGTTCTTTTGCACCTGCCTATACTTTAGGAAATGTATCAGAGCTTTTAAACAAATCATTCAAACAGCAGGATCAAAATTTTTATTGGAGTATCAAAAATTATTTGACGTATAATAAAACTTTTAAAGAGAAACACAACTTCACTTTTTTATTAGGTCAGGAAGCTCAAGAAAGCCAATATGAATATTTAAGCGGTTACAGAACCGGGGATTATTTAAATTCAAATTTCACCAACTTAAACTTAGGGGATATAGACACTGCTTTGAATGGAAATGGTTCAGGGAGATGGTCTATGACTTCTTATATTTCGAGATTAAATTATAGTTTTTCGGATAGATATTCATTTGCCGCTTCTTTAAGAGCAGATGCTTCTTCTAACTTCGGTCCTAATAATAAATGGGGTTATTTCCCATCATTTTCCGGAGGTTGGACAGTAAGTAATGAAGAATTCTTTGAACCTTTATCAAATACCATAAATTATATGAAGTTTAGAGTGGGTTATGGTGAAGTTGGAAATCAAAATATTATATCAAATAGATATCAAACAATTCTGACTTTAAACCCATCTCCATTTGGTAACCCAGGGGAACCTGCTGAGTCATCTCCTACAATTGACAACTTAGGTAATCCAGATATTAAATGGGAGGCACTTAAATCTTTCAATGCGGGTATTGATTTAGATATGCTTAATAATAGAGTGAAATTTACATTTGACTATTATATCAAGAATTCTTCAGATTTCTTAACGAAACAAATCAATGATGAATCCAATCAAAGTGCGCTTGGCTACTATTTAAACGCTGGTGAAATTGAAACTAAAGGAGTAGAATTTACATTGAATACAAAAAACATTGTAACTGAAAATTTTACATGGGACAGTACAATTATACTATCACAATATGATAATGTATTAAAAAGTTTTCAAGGTAACGGTAAAAATTTATTAGGGAAAGTACAATTTGATTCATATACCGTTACTAAAACGTCAGAAGGAGAACCTGTTGGACAATTTTATGGATATATTACTGATGGATTGTTTAAAAATGATGCTGAATTAGCTGCAGGGCCTGTTCAAGAGGCAGGCACAGGTATTGGTGATATCCGTTTTAAGGATCTTAATGGAGATGGAAAAATTGATGCTAAAGATCAAACTGCTATGGGAAGTGCAATTCCTGATTTTACCTATTCATTTACGAATAATTTTAAATACAAAAACTTAACCTTATCAATTGTTTTAACAGGAAGTCAAGGTAACGAAATCTACAATTTTACACGTCATTATACTGATGGTATTTATCCAGGATTTGGAGATCGATACGCAAACGTAAGTACTGAGTCGTTAAACGCATTTGAAGTAGGAGTAAACGAAAATACAAATGTACCAAGAATTACACTTACAGATCCTAATGGGAATGGAAGAATTTCTAACAGATTTGTTGAAGATGGTTCTTATCTAAGAATTCAAAATGTTTCACTAAGTTATGATTTGCCAACTGAAATATTCAAAAATTCTATCTTCTCAAATGTTAGATTCTATACGAATGTGCAAAACCTATATACGTTTACCAAATATTCTGGATTTGATCCAGCTCTAGGAAATTTAGATCAAAATATAACACTGAGTGGTATTGATTTAGGAAGATATCCTGTACCAAGAACTATTTCTCTAGGGGTAGATTTAAAATTCTAA
- a CDS encoding endo-1,4-beta-xylanase, whose protein sequence is MKNKILIIFSSIFFMLNSCSSEDNAAASNLETPIANAAKDVNDAGFKAKWNYVSKSQSYLLDVSISGDFTTFVENYNSKEVTDLNEIVVGLNGGTQYFYRVRAKNDSQISGYSNVISVITTGSSTIPEDPTFLKVKANKLANPFFVGMAVKADQLVNGSKYDAILKNEFSSISAEYEMKMNPISTASGVYNWTAADKIVAYGNANGINVHGHALVWHNAVPTWLTNFSGTDVQFAAEVKKYITDVVTHYAGKVKSWDVVNEAVDDNTGELRNTIFLQRMGPNYVKDCFQWARDAANAAGDKNLLLFYNDYATSTNIPKQNKMFSIIDDLKTSNLIDGVGYQMHNTYLNPTKIQIETDINRAVAKGLKIHISELDIQVNPTNDITSFTNERRLAQKEKYKEIVKIYNAIPAANKYALTIWGMKDDESWIPYSTDLNHVGNDWPLLYDSNFALKSAHTGFLEGLD, encoded by the coding sequence ATGAAAAATAAAATTTTAATAATTTTTTCTAGCATTTTCTTCATGTTGAATTCTTGTTCAAGTGAAGATAACGCAGCTGCTAGTAATTTAGAAACACCTATTGCAAATGCAGCAAAAGATGTTAATGATGCAGGTTTTAAAGCCAAATGGAATTATGTTTCCAAATCCCAGAGCTATCTTTTAGATGTTTCTATAAGTGGTGATTTTACAACTTTTGTAGAAAATTACAATTCAAAAGAAGTAACGGATTTAAATGAAATTGTAGTTGGTTTAAATGGTGGGACTCAATATTTTTATAGAGTTAGAGCCAAAAATGACTCACAAATTTCGGGTTATTCAAATGTAATTAGTGTTATTACTACAGGTAGTAGTACTATTCCTGAAGACCCTACTTTTTTAAAAGTTAAGGCAAATAAATTAGCAAATCCGTTTTTTGTTGGTATGGCAGTGAAGGCCGACCAATTAGTGAATGGAAGTAAATATGATGCAATATTAAAAAATGAATTTAGTAGCATTTCTGCGGAATATGAAATGAAAATGAATCCAATTTCTACAGCAAGTGGCGTTTACAACTGGACTGCGGCAGATAAAATTGTTGCTTACGGAAATGCTAATGGCATCAATGTACACGGTCATGCTTTGGTTTGGCATAATGCAGTACCAACGTGGTTAACTAATTTTTCTGGAACTGATGTACAATTTGCTGCCGAAGTAAAAAAATACATTACCGATGTTGTTACTCATTACGCAGGAAAAGTAAAATCTTGGGATGTAGTTAATGAAGCAGTTGACGACAACACAGGAGAGTTGAGAAATACTATTTTCCTTCAGCGAATGGGGCCAAACTATGTTAAAGATTGCTTTCAATGGGCTAGAGATGCTGCAAATGCGGCAGGTGATAAAAATTTATTATTATTTTATAATGATTATGCTACTTCAACAAATATTCCTAAACAGAATAAAATGTTCTCAATAATAGATGATTTAAAAACAAGTAATCTTATTGATGGAGTAGGTTATCAAATGCACAACACTTATTTAAATCCAACCAAAATCCAAATAGAAACGGATATTAATAGAGCTGTCGCTAAAGGTTTAAAAATTCATATTTCTGAGTTGGATATTCAAGTAAATCCAACAAATGACATTACCTCTTTTACCAATGAAAGAAGACTGGCTCAAAAAGAAAAATATAAAGAGATTGTCAAAATATATAATGCAATTCCTGCGGCAAACAAATATGCCTTAACAATCTGGGGGATGAAAGATGATGAATCTTGGATTCCTTATAGCACAGATTTAAATCACGTAGGAAACGATTGGCCTTTATTGTATGATTCTAATTTTGCTCTTAAAAGTGCTCATACTGGATTCCTGGAGGGGTTGGATTAA
- a CDS encoding RagB/SusD family nutrient uptake outer membrane protein has product MQKHFKLFMIAMLIPLLSLFSCSDEFLDAPSENQLTPADLPEGVTAFDGIAESLYFKPWFTFNDKFLIAVGDMYAGNAFTFDGAYAQFLNAQVTSQNPILTEGYISLFSVVDQANNLMSLVEDRKSELPEAAYKNSIAISRFMRANAYFYLVRTFGAVPIVAKAGSAPQPKRNLVEDIYKFIKQDLEYAAANLPETSAKKGYVNQTVAKGILAKVHLTLHEYAECASLTQEIMGKQYSLIEQYGDMFSSPENDNSAESMFALQWKAIATEWGTQNTNQAYIVPNGTGITGGGDGWGVYLPSISLQSGFEANDSRKKSTIMTDGDFYPELLKKQGGFKYKKILSSTGANFRKYIVGSAAERNDVFFMRTSQNTIILRYSDILLMHAEAILGGGNSTSDISALDAFNQVRTRAGLPTKTILTRDELFNERRIEFALEGQYFFDLKRRGLAEATAIISQQEVGFYSDDDRTVLVSRKITPTSDYFELPLPQSAIDTNPSLLEPPVPFNFN; this is encoded by the coding sequence ATGCAAAAACATTTTAAACTTTTTATGATAGCAATGCTGATACCATTACTGTCTTTATTTTCCTGTTCAGATGAATTTTTGGATGCACCATCTGAAAATCAATTGACACCCGCTGATTTACCAGAAGGAGTTACAGCTTTTGATGGAATCGCCGAAAGTTTGTATTTTAAGCCTTGGTTTACTTTTAATGATAAATTCTTAATTGCCGTTGGAGATATGTATGCCGGTAATGCTTTTACATTTGATGGTGCTTATGCACAATTTTTAAATGCACAAGTAACATCACAAAACCCAATTTTAACAGAAGGATATATTTCTTTATTCTCAGTAGTAGATCAAGCAAATAATTTAATGAGTTTGGTTGAAGACAGAAAAAGTGAATTACCGGAAGCAGCATACAAAAATTCGATAGCAATATCTCGATTTATGAGAGCAAATGCTTATTTCTATTTGGTAAGAACTTTTGGAGCAGTTCCTATTGTTGCCAAAGCGGGATCTGCACCGCAGCCAAAAAGAAATCTTGTTGAGGATATTTATAAATTCATCAAACAAGATTTAGAATACGCAGCAGCAAATTTACCTGAAACGTCGGCAAAGAAAGGATATGTTAACCAAACGGTAGCCAAGGGCATTCTCGCAAAAGTACATTTAACGCTACATGAATATGCAGAGTGTGCGAGTTTGACCCAGGAAATTATGGGAAAACAATATTCACTAATTGAGCAATACGGAGATATGTTTAGCAGTCCGGAAAACGATAATAGTGCAGAAAGTATGTTTGCGCTGCAATGGAAAGCGATTGCTACAGAATGGGGAACTCAAAACACAAATCAGGCGTATATAGTTCCCAATGGTACTGGAATAACTGGCGGTGGTGACGGATGGGGAGTTTACCTGCCTTCTATCTCATTGCAAAGTGGATTTGAAGCAAACGATAGCAGAAAGAAGAGTACTATCATGACTGATGGGGACTTTTATCCAGAATTGTTAAAAAAACAAGGGGGTTTCAAGTATAAAAAAATACTATCTTCTACAGGAGCAAATTTCAGGAAGTATATTGTGGGTTCTGCTGCAGAAAGAAACGATGTGTTTTTTATGAGAACATCACAAAACACAATTATATTAAGATATTCTGATATTTTATTAATGCATGCCGAGGCTATTTTAGGAGGAGGAAATTCTACATCCGATATATCAGCATTAGATGCCTTCAATCAAGTTAGAACCAGAGCAGGATTACCAACTAAAACAATACTTACAAGAGACGAGTTGTTTAATGAAAGACGAATTGAATTTGCACTTGAAGGACAATATTTCTTCGACTTAAAACGTCGTGGTTTGGCAGAAGCAACAGCAATTATTTCGCAACAGGAAGTTGGCTTTTATTCTGATGATGACAGAACAGTTTTAGTTTCTAGAAAGATAACTCCAACTAGCGATTATTTTGAATTGCCATTGCCACAATCTGCAATTGATACTAATCCATCATTGTTAGAACCACCAGTTCCTTTTAACTTCAATTAA
- a CDS encoding M48 family metallopeptidase: protein MSNKKAGNFEIKKQKLVKEILLERKTSFLKEVKDSTFIFDKTIQQSIKTILSKIYLSNPQINHDDFYFFINKSMIPNAACYGNGTFSINLGLFTLIENDDELAFIICHELAHHILKHNDKSINEYIDTYNSKETKHSINKAANQTYGRRAAVSALLKDLEYNFMKQSRGAEIQADSLGFVLFNKTDYNKQASVNALKKLDLSNTMFFKTHADLKQNFDFKEYPFKEVWLSADEKLFNITESANDLKFNKDSLKTHPDIPLRIENLNTNFKFTSTSPNTSELSKLQKKALENSVKIYFDDLRLDLALYQLLSLHEKNEISESEFCISIAYLFKKVYLLKEKHTFGKYVEGVNPFSEEKNINEIRSFLNNLELKNIRKIGYYFCLENESKIKDSVAFQDSFNFFKNLNQN, encoded by the coding sequence ATGTCTAATAAAAAGGCAGGTAATTTTGAAATTAAAAAACAAAAGCTGGTCAAAGAAATACTTCTTGAGAGAAAAACTTCATTTTTAAAAGAAGTAAAGGACAGTACGTTTATATTTGACAAAACGATTCAGCAATCAATAAAAACAATTCTTTCCAAAATATATCTTTCAAATCCTCAAATCAATCATGATGACTTTTATTTTTTTATAAATAAATCGATGATTCCAAATGCGGCTTGTTATGGAAACGGCACCTTTTCCATTAATCTTGGCTTGTTTACATTAATTGAAAATGATGACGAACTGGCATTTATAATTTGCCATGAGTTGGCACATCATATATTAAAGCATAATGACAAATCTATCAATGAATACATAGATACGTATAACTCAAAAGAAACCAAACATTCAATAAATAAAGCAGCTAATCAAACATACGGGCGTAGAGCAGCTGTTTCTGCACTATTAAAAGATCTTGAATATAATTTCATGAAACAAAGCAGAGGCGCTGAAATTCAGGCTGACTCTTTAGGTTTTGTTCTATTTAATAAAACCGATTATAATAAACAAGCTTCGGTTAATGCTCTTAAAAAATTAGATTTATCTAATACAATGTTTTTTAAGACTCATGCAGATCTAAAACAAAATTTTGATTTTAAGGAATATCCCTTTAAAGAAGTTTGGCTTAGTGCTGATGAAAAATTATTCAATATTACAGAAAGTGCCAATGATTTAAAATTCAATAAAGACTCTCTGAAAACACATCCTGACATCCCACTTAGGATTGAAAATTTAAATACAAATTTTAAATTCACCTCAACAAGTCCAAATACTTCAGAATTGAGTAAACTGCAAAAAAAAGCTTTAGAGAACAGTGTGAAAATTTATTTTGATGACCTCAGATTGGACTTAGCGCTATACCAATTATTATCCCTGCATGAAAAAAACGAAATTTCGGAATCAGAATTCTGTATTTCAATAGCTTACCTGTTTAAAAAAGTCTATTTATTAAAAGAAAAACACACCTTTGGGAAATATGTAGAAGGAGTCAATCCGTTTTCCGAAGAAAAAAACATTAATGAAATACGATCGTTTTTAAACAATTTAGAATTGAAAAACATTCGAAAAATAGGCTACTATTTTTGTCTCGAAAATGAATCAAAAATTAAGGACAGTGTCGCTTTTCAGGATTCATTCAATTTCTTTAAAAATCTAAACCAAAATTAA
- a CDS encoding DUF6770 family protein — protein MKKITCLLLMSLAANLAVAQTKKINEVNTFVSKNSGVIYNKEKDVDGYYFFYEVDKLKKGDREFAIQILDNNLVEVAKKTYVNNKNTFLMKSSFNNQAMMFALANYKEKKINLLTFDKKAEQSASIDIPLESKEIKWIELMKASGDFNILFPVNNKGFLFNKVADNKKIGYSLKYYPTDGGKSWEFNSPVDSQEILMINPIEVNESVVVALEFSRSSAFSRKVTIKTLVIDANTGKLLFDREYSKDQKPRMISNAYINNNNAVVLLGEYFKEGDNIFDDQSLGLFSEEINLSGQTNKEVLVSWKDDVSKFYKPQNGDKEIGHIYFHSIVKTAAGDIYAIGEKYKKTASASGIAMAVLSRGQSATTQLTITDAVAFKFDSDFKLKDIKVFEKGKSRVPCLTDFGSPQLNANALKNQGAFDFVFTQIDKKNDRFYSCFVDYERLSGEKNKFAFKTIIYDEGALSQDKIYLSNEDTDFRVLAGKVGYVALIEYNKKDKAINLHLEKLNIK, from the coding sequence ATGAAAAAAATTACTTGTTTACTTTTAATGTCTCTTGCCGCAAATCTAGCTGTCGCACAGACAAAAAAAATCAACGAAGTTAATACCTTCGTATCTAAAAATTCTGGAGTGATCTACAATAAAGAAAAAGATGTAGATGGATATTATTTCTTTTATGAAGTTGACAAACTTAAAAAAGGAGATCGCGAATTTGCAATTCAAATACTAGACAACAATTTAGTTGAAGTTGCAAAAAAAACGTACGTAAATAACAAGAATACCTTTTTAATGAAAAGCAGCTTTAATAACCAAGCTATGATGTTTGCTTTAGCCAATTATAAAGAAAAAAAAATCAATTTACTTACCTTCGATAAAAAAGCAGAACAAAGCGCATCGATAGATATTCCTTTGGAAAGCAAAGAAATAAAATGGATTGAATTGATGAAAGCTTCGGGCGATTTCAATATTCTTTTCCCAGTTAATAATAAAGGTTTTTTATTTAACAAAGTTGCCGATAATAAAAAAATAGGATATTCTTTAAAATACTACCCAACAGATGGAGGGAAATCTTGGGAATTTAATTCTCCTGTAGATTCACAAGAAATCTTGATGATCAATCCAATCGAAGTAAATGAAAGCGTAGTTGTAGCTTTAGAATTTTCACGTAGCAGTGCTTTCTCAAGAAAAGTTACCATAAAAACACTTGTAATAGACGCAAATACTGGTAAACTTCTATTTGATAGAGAATACAGTAAAGACCAAAAACCAAGAATGATATCGAATGCTTACATAAACAATAATAACGCAGTAGTATTATTGGGCGAGTATTTTAAAGAAGGTGATAATATTTTTGATGATCAAAGTCTAGGTCTTTTTTCGGAAGAAATTAACTTATCTGGACAGACTAATAAAGAAGTTCTAGTAAGTTGGAAAGATGATGTAAGTAAATTTTACAAACCTCAAAATGGAGACAAAGAAATTGGTCATATTTATTTTCATAGTATCGTAAAAACTGCAGCAGGTGATATCTATGCGATAGGAGAAAAATACAAGAAAACTGCAAGTGCAAGCGGTATTGCAATGGCTGTCTTAAGTAGAGGACAATCTGCTACAACGCAATTAACAATAACAGATGCAGTAGCTTTTAAATTTGATAGTGACTTTAAATTAAAAGACATCAAAGTTTTTGAAAAAGGAAAATCAAGAGTTCCTTGTCTAACCGATTTTGGAAGCCCACAGCTTAATGCAAATGCATTAAAAAATCAAGGTGCTTTTGACTTTGTCTTTACACAAATCGACAAAAAGAACGATCGTTTTTATTCTTGTTTTGTAGATTACGAAAGACTTTCAGGTGAGAAAAACAAATTTGCTTTTAAAACAATTATTTATGATGAAGGTGCACTCTCTCAAGATAAAATCTATTTATCTAATGAAGATACCGATTTTAGAGTATTGGCAGGAAAAGTAGGCTATGTAGCTCTAATTGAATACAATAAAAAAGACAAAGCAATTAATCTACACTTAGAAAAACTAAATATTAAATAA